One genomic window of Salmo salar chromosome ssa12, Ssal_v3.1, whole genome shotgun sequence includes the following:
- the LOC106565224 gene encoding protein-glutamine gamma-glutamyltransferase 2 isoform X2, with amino-acid sequence MAQALEIARWDLECEFNNTDHRTELNGVEQLIVRRGQPFTINLHLRSGEYQPGGSALNLTVETGPQPSDQYGTRASFGLTDQIDTSRWSAAVTSPPGYMVSLSICSPPDAPIGRWRLTLGQGGLVEFVLLYNPWCTGDVVYMDSEEKLTEYVLAQDGIIFRGSWKYLIPTPWNFGQFEDGILEACLRILEMNPKCLRNPGKDASGRKNPIYVSRVLSAMVNCNDDKGVLLGRWTDDYDGGVSPLSWKGSVEILRNWDTNACQPVRFGQCWVFAAVACSVSRALGIPCRVVTNYNSAHDTNSNLVIERYVDENGQLVQKSRDMIWNYHCWVENWMTRPDLKPGFDGWQAMDPTPQEKSEGVYCCGPIPLKAIKEGELTYKYDAPFVFAEVNADVHTFMKHKDGTTKKIISSVQVGLKISTKSVGSDRREDITHLYKYPEGSDEEREAFTKANHQNKLLQQQENAGLLIAIKVSAEMRKGCDFDVFAVVTNNTPNGKKCRLVFGSRAVSYNGILGENCGFKDLLNVALAPGEEKRVPLRMNYSKYAENLTEDNLIRLAALLLDYGTREAYLAVRNVVLENPEIKVRILGEPKENRKLAAEITLQNPLPVPLQNCCFTVEGSNLTGGQIITEKLNSTVEPGQDAKVKIYFTPTHSGQRKLVVDFDSNKLCHVKGYRNVIIGK; translated from the exons ATGGCTCAAG CATTGGAAATTGCCAGATGGGACCTGGAGTGTGAGTTCAACAACACAGACCACCGTACGGAGCTCAACGGGGTGGAGCAGCTGATCGTTAGAAGAGGCCAGCCGTTCACCATCAACCTGCACCTCCGCTCGGGGGAATACCAGCCTGGCGGCAGTGCACTCAACCTCACCGTGGAGACAG GTCCCCAGCCCAGTGATCAGTATGGCACACGGGCCTCCTTTGGTCTGACTGACCAAATCGACACCTCCCGCTGGAGTGCCGCAGTCACCAGTCCCCCCGGGTACATGGTGTCCCTGTCCATCTGTTCCCCCCCGGACGCGCCTATCGGACGGTGGCGCTTGACCCTGGGTCAGGGGGGCTTGGTGGAGTTTGTGCTGCTATATAACCCTTGGTGCACAG GCGATGTGGTGTACATGGACAGTGAGGAGAAACTGACGGAGTACGTCTTGGCTCAAGATGGTATTATTTTCCGAGGCAGCTGGAAATACCTCATCCCTACACCTTGGAATTTTGGCCAG TTTGAGGATGGGATTCTGGAAGCTTGTCTGAGAATCCTGGAAATGAACCCCAAGTGCCTGCGTAACCCTGGGAAAGACGCTTCAGGGAGGAAGAACCCAATCTATGTGTCCAGAGTTCTCAGTGCCATG GTGAACTGTAATGACGACAAAGGGGTCTTGCTGGGCAGGTGGACTGATGACTATGACGGTGGGGTGAGCCCCCTGTCAtggaagggcagtgtggagatcCTGCGGAACTGGGACACAAATGCCTGTCAACCTGTGCGCTTTGGCCAATGCTGGGTGTTTGCAGCAGTGGCCTGCTCAG TTTCACGAGCCCTGGGCATCCCTTGTCGAGTGGTCACCAACTACAATTCCGCCCACGACACCAACAGTAACCTGGTGATAGAGCGCTATGTGGATGAGAACGGACAACTTGTTCAGAAGTCGAGAGACATGATATG GAACTACCACTGCTGGGTCGAGAACTGGATGACCAGACCTGACCTTAAACCAGGTTTTGATGGCTGGCAGGCCATGGACCCCACACCACAGGAGAAGAGTGAAG GAGTTTACTGCTGTGGCCCTATCCCACTGAAAGCCATCAAGGAGGGCGAGCTCACCTATAAATATGATGCCCCATTTGTGTTTGCGGAGGTCAACGCTGACGTGCACACATTTATGAAGCACAAAGACGGCACCACAAAGAAGATAATTAGCTCCGTCCAAGTGGGCCTGAAGATCAGCACTAAGAGTGTGGGCAGTGATAGGAGAGAAGACATCACACACCTGTATAAGTACCCTGAGG GTTCTGACGAGGAAAGGGAGGCCTTTACAAAAGCCAACCACCAGAACAAACTTCTGCAGCAGCAAGAAAATGCTGGCCTGCTTATCGCTATCAAGGTTTCTGCGGAGATGAGGAAGGGCTGCGACTTTGACGTGTTCGCCGTGGTTACGAATAACACACCGAATGGGAAAAAGTGCCGTCTGGTGTTCGGCTCCAGAGCTGTGTCCTACAACGGCATTCTGGGAGAGAACTGTGGGTTCAAAGACCTGCTCAACGTAGCGTTGGCACCTGGAGAAG AGAAGCGAGTACCTCTGAGAATGAACTATTCCAAGTATGCCGAGAACCTCACTGAGGACAATTTGATCCGGCTGGCGGCTCTGCTCCTAGACTACGGCACCCGAGAGGCCTACCTCGCTGTGAGGAACGTTGTACTGGAAAATCCTGAGATCAAAGTCAGG ATTCTTGGGGAACCCAAAGAGAACCGTAAGCTGGCGGCTGAGATAACTCTACAGAACCCTCTGCCAGTACCACTGCAGAACTGCTGTTTCACCGTGGAGGGTTCCAACCTCACTGGAGGACAGATCATCACTGAGAA ACTTAACTCCACGGTGGAACCCGGGCAAGATGCCAAGGTCAAAATCTACTTCACGCCAACCCACTCAGGCCAACGGAAACTGGTGGTCGACTTTGACAGCAATAAGCTGTGTCACGTCAAGGGCTACAGGAATGTCATCATCGGCAAATAG
- the LOC106565224 gene encoding protein-glutamine gamma-glutamyltransferase 2 isoform X1, which produces MTRLALEIARWDLECEFNNTDHRTELNGVEQLIVRRGQPFTINLHLRSGEYQPGGSALNLTVETGPQPSDQYGTRASFGLTDQIDTSRWSAAVTSPPGYMVSLSICSPPDAPIGRWRLTLGQGGLVEFVLLYNPWCTGDVVYMDSEEKLTEYVLAQDGIIFRGSWKYLIPTPWNFGQFEDGILEACLRILEMNPKCLRNPGKDASGRKNPIYVSRVLSAMVNCNDDKGVLLGRWTDDYDGGVSPLSWKGSVEILRNWDTNACQPVRFGQCWVFAAVACSVSRALGIPCRVVTNYNSAHDTNSNLVIERYVDENGQLVQKSRDMIWNYHCWVENWMTRPDLKPGFDGWQAMDPTPQEKSEGVYCCGPIPLKAIKEGELTYKYDAPFVFAEVNADVHTFMKHKDGTTKKIISSVQVGLKISTKSVGSDRREDITHLYKYPEGSDEEREAFTKANHQNKLLQQQENAGLLIAIKVSAEMRKGCDFDVFAVVTNNTPNGKKCRLVFGSRAVSYNGILGENCGFKDLLNVALAPGEEKRVPLRMNYSKYAENLTEDNLIRLAALLLDYGTREAYLAVRNVVLENPEIKVRILGEPKENRKLAAEITLQNPLPVPLQNCCFTVEGSNLTGGQIITEKLNSTVEPGQDAKVKIYFTPTHSGQRKLVVDFDSNKLCHVKGYRNVIIGK; this is translated from the exons ATGACTAGGCTGG CATTGGAAATTGCCAGATGGGACCTGGAGTGTGAGTTCAACAACACAGACCACCGTACGGAGCTCAACGGGGTGGAGCAGCTGATCGTTAGAAGAGGCCAGCCGTTCACCATCAACCTGCACCTCCGCTCGGGGGAATACCAGCCTGGCGGCAGTGCACTCAACCTCACCGTGGAGACAG GTCCCCAGCCCAGTGATCAGTATGGCACACGGGCCTCCTTTGGTCTGACTGACCAAATCGACACCTCCCGCTGGAGTGCCGCAGTCACCAGTCCCCCCGGGTACATGGTGTCCCTGTCCATCTGTTCCCCCCCGGACGCGCCTATCGGACGGTGGCGCTTGACCCTGGGTCAGGGGGGCTTGGTGGAGTTTGTGCTGCTATATAACCCTTGGTGCACAG GCGATGTGGTGTACATGGACAGTGAGGAGAAACTGACGGAGTACGTCTTGGCTCAAGATGGTATTATTTTCCGAGGCAGCTGGAAATACCTCATCCCTACACCTTGGAATTTTGGCCAG TTTGAGGATGGGATTCTGGAAGCTTGTCTGAGAATCCTGGAAATGAACCCCAAGTGCCTGCGTAACCCTGGGAAAGACGCTTCAGGGAGGAAGAACCCAATCTATGTGTCCAGAGTTCTCAGTGCCATG GTGAACTGTAATGACGACAAAGGGGTCTTGCTGGGCAGGTGGACTGATGACTATGACGGTGGGGTGAGCCCCCTGTCAtggaagggcagtgtggagatcCTGCGGAACTGGGACACAAATGCCTGTCAACCTGTGCGCTTTGGCCAATGCTGGGTGTTTGCAGCAGTGGCCTGCTCAG TTTCACGAGCCCTGGGCATCCCTTGTCGAGTGGTCACCAACTACAATTCCGCCCACGACACCAACAGTAACCTGGTGATAGAGCGCTATGTGGATGAGAACGGACAACTTGTTCAGAAGTCGAGAGACATGATATG GAACTACCACTGCTGGGTCGAGAACTGGATGACCAGACCTGACCTTAAACCAGGTTTTGATGGCTGGCAGGCCATGGACCCCACACCACAGGAGAAGAGTGAAG GAGTTTACTGCTGTGGCCCTATCCCACTGAAAGCCATCAAGGAGGGCGAGCTCACCTATAAATATGATGCCCCATTTGTGTTTGCGGAGGTCAACGCTGACGTGCACACATTTATGAAGCACAAAGACGGCACCACAAAGAAGATAATTAGCTCCGTCCAAGTGGGCCTGAAGATCAGCACTAAGAGTGTGGGCAGTGATAGGAGAGAAGACATCACACACCTGTATAAGTACCCTGAGG GTTCTGACGAGGAAAGGGAGGCCTTTACAAAAGCCAACCACCAGAACAAACTTCTGCAGCAGCAAGAAAATGCTGGCCTGCTTATCGCTATCAAGGTTTCTGCGGAGATGAGGAAGGGCTGCGACTTTGACGTGTTCGCCGTGGTTACGAATAACACACCGAATGGGAAAAAGTGCCGTCTGGTGTTCGGCTCCAGAGCTGTGTCCTACAACGGCATTCTGGGAGAGAACTGTGGGTTCAAAGACCTGCTCAACGTAGCGTTGGCACCTGGAGAAG AGAAGCGAGTACCTCTGAGAATGAACTATTCCAAGTATGCCGAGAACCTCACTGAGGACAATTTGATCCGGCTGGCGGCTCTGCTCCTAGACTACGGCACCCGAGAGGCCTACCTCGCTGTGAGGAACGTTGTACTGGAAAATCCTGAGATCAAAGTCAGG ATTCTTGGGGAACCCAAAGAGAACCGTAAGCTGGCGGCTGAGATAACTCTACAGAACCCTCTGCCAGTACCACTGCAGAACTGCTGTTTCACCGTGGAGGGTTCCAACCTCACTGGAGGACAGATCATCACTGAGAA ACTTAACTCCACGGTGGAACCCGGGCAAGATGCCAAGGTCAAAATCTACTTCACGCCAACCCACTCAGGCCAACGGAAACTGGTGGTCGACTTTGACAGCAATAAGCTGTGTCACGTCAAGGGCTACAGGAATGTCATCATCGGCAAATAG